TGATACCAGCCACTGCCTTCTGTATCTTCCCTGCAGAAGCATCGGCTGCGCCTGGTGGCCACTGATGGGGCCTTTTCCATGGATGGTGACATCGCACCCCTGCAGGAGATCTGCCGCCTTGCCTCTCAATATGGTGCCTTAGTCTTTGTGGACGAAAGCCACGCCACTGGCTTCCTGGGGGCCACAGGACGGTGGGAGCACATGGCCCCTGAAGCCTTGGGTTGGACTCGTCAGGGTGGGTGGGAAACCACAAGGCCAGCCCCTACGCCCAACCCATGAGCCTAGGTGCTCAGGTGGCCGTGGTGGTAGTGGCAGCTTCCCTTGCAGGGGCACAGATGAGCTGCTGGGCGTGATGGACCAAGTCACCATCATCAACTCCACACTGGGGAAGGCCCTGGGCGGAGCATCAGGTGCCTGCAGGCTTGGGCCCCTGGGCTCCCTTTATCTGCATGCACGGCCCTGGAGGGGACTTGGGGGAGGTAGGAAGGGGAGGCCTGGGGCTGCAGGGAAGAAGACAGCATGGACGGTCCTCTCAGGAGGACCATGGGGTAAGCTCTGGCTCCTTGTTCTCACCCTTGTTCTCAGGGGGCTACACGACTGGGCCTGGGGCCCTGGTATCCCTGCTACGGCAGCGTGCCCGGCCCTACCTCTTCTCCAACAGCCTGCCCCCTGCTGCTGTCGGCTGTGCCTCCAAGGCCCTGGACCTGCTCATGGAGAGCAACGCCATCGTCCAGTCTATGGCGGCCAAGACCCTGCGGTGCGGTCCTGGGCAGGGTGGGGCCAGCAGGGCCAAGGGAGCTGGTGGGGGCCTGCCCTGTGTGCCTGCACAGGCCTGTAACTCCCTGCCTTTGCGTCCTGCCTCTGCCCACCTCCACGTCCCCAGTGGGTTGCACTGGGACTTGTCTCTCTTAATCAGGGGCTACCTGCTTGCCCCGCCctcttctctctgtctgtcttttccttccatttcttggcgcatttcatgtatttttatttttttattttttggccctactgcctgtgggatcttagttccccaaccaaggatcgaacccacactccctgcattggaagtatggagTATTAATCattggactcccagggaagtctcccCGGTGCATTTCTTTGCAAATGATCCTGCATTCCCCCTTCTTGTAcagtcctgtctttttgccttcctAATTGGTCTTCCTGCTCCTCTGCCTCTTTCCCCATCTGCCTCTCTGGGTCAGCATCTCTGTCTTTTTTGGTCCCTCCTGCAGACTTGGCCACAAGCCTTGGGTCACATCCATGTCCATCAGGAGTGGGTGTGATTGCTCCACAGTCCCCCAACTACCAGTGACACCCAGCTCATGCCCACAGATTCCGCAGTCAGATGGAGGCTGCTGGCTTCACCATCTCAGGAGCCAATCACCCCATCTGCCCTGTGATGCTGGGTGACGCTCGGCTGGCCTTAAACATAGCGGATGACATGCTTAAGAGAGGTAAGGAGGGTGGGGCTTGAGATGTGGCTGTGGGtcctaaaagaaaaggagggaaccCTTAGACTGTGAATATTCCCTCTTCCCCCAGCCCTACTACCTTTCTTAGATCAGATGTCTGTCCAAGCTTGAAAACCCTAGGCCATGAGGCAGTCCCAGGTTTGAGAGACCTTTGGCAGCTCCCTTGCCCTCTGTAGCCCCTAGAAAAGTAGGAGCTATCTGTCATGCCCCCAGAACCTACCTGGCTCCGGTGAGCCCCAGCTTGAACCCTCTCTACCCTCACAGGCATCTTTGTCATTGGGTTCAGCTACCCTGTGGTCCCCAAAGGCAAGGCCCGGATCCGAGTCCAGATCTCAGCAGTGCACAGTGAGGAGGACATTGACCGCTGTGTGGAGGCCTTCGTGGAGGTGGGGCGACTGCACGGCGCGCTGCCTTGAGTTCTGGGTAGTGACAAGCAGGGCCGAGGTCCCCCTCCCAACACAGTGAAAAGGGGGGCCTTTGATCAGCCCAGGCTAGAAGCTCTCAGCTCTGTCAGTCCTGGCGCCAGGCTGGGATGAGGCCTGTGCTTGTGGGTGTGAGGTTAAAGCAACAGTGTGAAAATCGGCTGTGACGTGTTAGTCTGCTTTATTCTCTCGGAGCAGCCCCAGTCCTGCAGCTGGTCGAAGGATCAGGCAAGATCTGGGGCTTTGAGGGCTGTGATAGCTCTCAGAGTTGACCACCTCTCCCAAATTAAGGTGGGACCCAGGCAGGTGGGATGACAGAGGCCGGGGCCACCGTTTGGCTCAGTTGGATGCTTTCCTTACGTAGAGAGAAGCTGAGCACCAGCCCTACAGGCCCCTTCCCGTGCCACCCGCCCCCCTACTCCGCAGCCTCCAGAGTCTAGCCTTGGTGAACCCCTCgtcctctgctccccaccccaagGATGGCCTACAGCTGCCCAGATAAGAAGGGGCTGGGCACCCAAGCCCATGTTTGAGAGAAGCAGAAGATTGCATCCCAGAGGAAAGAATGTCTGTCACTATTGGAGAGGCCCCAAGAGTCTGGAGCCCTGTATTCTAGCCCCTCTTTGTCCCTGCATTTGTGGCCTTAGGCAGCCCCTTCCCCCGTGTGTGCCTCGGTCTTCCCTGCTGTACCAAGACTGGCTGTTACATTGGTATCTGGGGCCCTTCCATCTCCATATTCCCAGGGCTCACTGGTCTGGTCAGAGGAACCGCCAGGGGGCGCAGTGAGCTCGGGTTCTGGCTGCTATTTTCCAGCCCCCTCTAGACTTCAGGCCTTGGACAGGCTGtttttgcagccccacagacaaGACCCCATCCTCCCTTGCCCCCCGACAATGGCTTACTGCTCCCCTGCTGTAGATGACAGTCCCCTTCCCACAGTCGCAGCCCTTCTCTCTCCATAGCCCTCCCCACTCAGCCTTATGGGCACCTGATAGGGTAAAGGATGGGTCTGAGTCACCAGCCTCAGCATGGTGTGGCCTTGGGAGCTGACAGTCTGCTGGcgagggggcagggaggatgaAAAAGCCCTTTTTCATGAAAGGTGGGGACCACGGCTCTGGTGCCCCACACCCCCAGCCCTCCCTTCAGCCTGGATGTCTAGAGAGCTACCTGGGTGAGCTCTGGCTCCAGCCAGCAGAGTCTTAACGCTGGGATTCTGAGAATCCTAGCCTGTGATCCTGGGCAGCTTGAAGCTAGGAGTTTGGGGTACTGGGGGATACAGGCCCCGGGAAGGGGGCTGCTGTGGCCACGTCAGGGGCACAAACACGGGGTGGGGCATCTAGCACCAGGCCCACTTCAGCAGCAAGTACCTACCACTTGGTGCCCAGCCCCTGGCCAGGCCAGCAGCTTGATGTGTGTGGTCTGCTCAGGCTGGCAGGTCATGGCAAGTGGCCATGAGCAGCCACGGGATGACGGGTCACAATCGGTGATGCCAAGACAAGACAGCCGTAGGTGAGGTCCACCCACCAGTGGTACAGAGTGCATGCTTCTTCCTCCTACAGTTTCCAGGCACCACCAGCTGCTGACACTGTGTGCCTGGGGACAGCCCAGCACTGTGACACTGTGGGCCAGCTCGTCGCAGTAGGGCGCCAAGTTTTCAGCCAGCTCGTGGCTCAGCATGTGACCTGTACTGGCCCAGGTGCCCCATGGCGCAGGTCTTTCGCAACTGTCCCAAGGGGTCACAGGAGGTGCCAGCAGgcacaggggcacctctgggcacATATGCTTGGGCTCAGCACATACTGGTCATTGCCAGAGGCCAAGACAGGCTATAGGGCTGAGGGCCAGCCACAAAGTTGCAATTTCACATCTTGCAGGGCCCAGATCTCCAGGGACTGCTCTCAGGCTGCACCATCTGTACTCTGCATTGGGTGCAGGGTTCAAGGCCACAGCTGCCAGAAGCAGCAGTTGGAACAAGGGGAGGTGTGGGTGCCCGGGGCCCGCTGGGGCTCAGGTCATGGCGAGGCGCCCGTCCTGCCTGCCTCATCGGTAGTCCCACTCTGGTTGCCACCATCTTCCTCTCCTCTGCTGTCATATCACAGCTCAGCACTGCTGCTCCTGGGAGCTCTTTGCCCTAGAACTGCTCCAACCCATCCAGAGCCCAAACTCTGACAAGGAGGGGCATATCTGGCTTGGGGTTCCCAAGGGGAGGGAGGGCAGTGTGTCAGGGGCTTTCAGGGGCCAGGCCTGCCACATTTGTGAGTCCAGGCTTCTGGGCGTCTCACAGTGCATTCCTTCCATACAAGATGGTTGTGGACCCCCAAGTTCTCAAATCCTACCACTCTTAAGTCTAGATCCTACAGTTCTGCTCTTCAGAGATCACAAGATTCTACAATTCTAACTCCTTAATGCAGTTTTG
Above is a genomic segment from Bos indicus isolate NIAB-ARS_2022 breed Sahiwal x Tharparkar chromosome 5, NIAB-ARS_B.indTharparkar_mat_pri_1.0, whole genome shotgun sequence containing:
- the GCAT gene encoding 2-amino-3-ketobutyrate coenzyme A ligase, mitochondrial isoform X2, with the protein product MWAGRVLHAALSRAPRESRAQSALAQLRGILEEELESIRGAGTWKSERVITSRQGPHIHVDGAPGGIINFCANNYLGLSSHPEVIQAGLRTLKEFGAGLSSVRFICGTQSIHKDLEAKIARFHQREDAILYPSCFDANTGLFEALLTSEDAVLSDELNHASIIDGIRLCKAHKYRYRHLDMADLEAKLQEAQKHRLRLVATDGAFSMDGDIAPLQEICRLASQYGALVFVDESHATGFLGATGRGTDELLGVMDQVTIINSTLGKALGGASGGYTTGPGALVSLLRQRARPYLFSNSLPPAAVGCASKALDLLMESNAIVQSMAAKTLRLGHKPWVTSMSIRSGCDCSTVPQLPVTPSSCPQIPQSDGGCWLHHLRSQSPHLPCDAG
- the GCAT gene encoding 2-amino-3-ketobutyrate coenzyme A ligase, mitochondrial isoform X3, producing the protein MWAGRVLHAALSRAPRESRAQSALAQLRGILEEELESIRGAGTWKSERVITSRQGPHIHVDGAPGGIINFCANNYLGLSSHPEVIQAGLRTLKEFGAGLSSVRFICGTQALLTSEDAVLSDELNHASIIDGIRLCKAHKYRYRHLDMADLEAKLQEAQKHRLRLVATDGAFSMDGDIAPLQEICRLASQYGALVFVDESHATGFLGATGRGTDELLGVMDQVTIINSTLGKALGGASGGYTTGPGALVSLLRQRARPYLFSNSLPPAAVGCASKALDLLMESNAIVQSMAAKTLRFRSQMEAAGFTISGANHPICPVMLGDARLALNIADDMLKRGIFVIGFSYPVVPKGKARIRVQISAVHSEEDIDRCVEAFVEVGRLHGALP
- the GCAT gene encoding 2-amino-3-ketobutyrate coenzyme A ligase, mitochondrial isoform X1, with amino-acid sequence MWAGRVLHAALSRAPRESRAQSALAQLRGILEEELESIRGAGTWKSERVITSRQGPHIHVDGAPGGIINFCANNYLGLSSHPEVIQAGLRTLKEFGAGLSSVRFICGTQSIHKDLEAKIARFHQREDAILYPSCFDANTGLFEALLTSEDAVLSDELNHASIIDGIRLCKAHKYRYRHLDMADLEAKLQEAQKHRLRLVATDGAFSMDGDIAPLQEICRLASQYGALVFVDESHATGFLGATGRGTDELLGVMDQVTIINSTLGKALGGASGGYTTGPGALVSLLRQRARPYLFSNSLPPAAVGCASKALDLLMESNAIVQSMAAKTLRFRSQMEAAGFTISGANHPICPVMLGDARLALNIADDMLKRGIFVIGFSYPVVPKGKARIRVQISAVHSEEDIDRCVEAFVEVGRLHGALP